From Streptosporangium album, the proteins below share one genomic window:
- the glp gene encoding molybdotransferase-like divisome protein Glp: protein MRSVDDHLADILRTVRVLAPLELDVEQVLGTTLAEEIVSPVALPPFDNSAMDGYAVRAKDVGRVPVTLPVLGDVAAGGGGRFTVVPGTVTRIMTGAPMPEGADAVVPVEWTDGGTEQVTINRPVPEGHAIRRAGEDVVPGEVVLPTGTLIGPAQLGILAGVGRRRVLVRPRPRVVVISTGAELAEPGTPLAPGQIWESNSYTLVAAVREAGSEGYRAGVVADDARLFLDQLDAQLLRADVVITSGGVSMGAYEPVKEALAPLGTVRFDRVAMQPGMPQGFGVVGEDQTPIFALPGNPVSSFVSFMVFVRPALRKMRGLPAGPTPTVRAVTTSPLRSPEGRRSYLRAVLADDGSVAPVRGQGSHQLAALATANALIVVPEDATELPEGATVEVIRL, encoded by the coding sequence ATGCGATCGGTCGACGACCACCTGGCGGACATTCTGCGCACCGTGCGGGTGCTCGCCCCGCTGGAGCTCGACGTGGAGCAGGTGCTGGGCACCACCCTGGCCGAGGAGATCGTCTCTCCGGTCGCGCTGCCGCCGTTCGACAACTCGGCAATGGACGGCTACGCCGTACGGGCAAAGGACGTCGGCCGGGTCCCGGTGACGCTCCCGGTGCTCGGCGACGTCGCGGCCGGCGGCGGCGGGCGGTTCACCGTCGTCCCCGGCACGGTCACGCGGATCATGACCGGCGCCCCGATGCCCGAGGGCGCCGACGCCGTGGTCCCGGTCGAGTGGACCGACGGCGGCACGGAACAGGTCACGATCAACCGGCCGGTGCCGGAGGGGCACGCGATCCGCCGGGCCGGCGAGGACGTGGTCCCCGGTGAGGTCGTGCTGCCGACGGGCACCCTGATAGGACCGGCGCAGCTGGGTATCCTGGCCGGGGTCGGCCGCCGCCGGGTGCTGGTACGGCCCCGCCCGAGGGTCGTGGTGATCTCCACCGGAGCCGAGCTGGCCGAGCCGGGCACCCCCCTGGCCCCCGGCCAGATCTGGGAGTCCAACAGCTACACCCTGGTCGCCGCCGTCCGTGAGGCCGGGAGCGAGGGCTACCGGGCCGGAGTGGTGGCCGACGACGCCCGGCTCTTCCTCGACCAGCTCGACGCCCAGCTCCTGCGGGCCGACGTCGTGATCACCAGCGGTGGCGTCTCGATGGGCGCCTACGAACCGGTCAAGGAGGCGCTCGCCCCTCTCGGCACGGTCCGTTTCGACCGCGTCGCCATGCAGCCGGGCATGCCCCAGGGGTTCGGGGTGGTGGGCGAGGACCAGACCCCGATCTTCGCGCTGCCGGGCAACCCGGTGTCGTCCTTCGTGTCGTTCATGGTGTTCGTCCGGCCGGCGCTGCGGAAGATGCGTGGGCTGCCCGCCGGTCCCACCCCGACCGTGCGGGCCGTGACCACCTCCCCGCTCCGCTCGCCCGAGGGCAGGCGGTCATACCTGCGGGCGGTGCTGGCCGACGACGGCTCGGTGGCCCCCGTGCGGGGGCAGGGCTCGCACCAGCTCGCCGCCCTGGCCACCGCCAACGCCCTGATCGTGGTCCCCGAAGACGCCACGGAGCTGCCCGAGGGCGCGACCGTGGAGGTCATCCGGCTGTGA